In Anopheles bellator chromosome 2, idAnoBellAS_SP24_06.2, whole genome shotgun sequence, the genomic stretch GTGTATCCTGTCGCGGACTCAGGCCGTCATCCGGGGACCGCTGGGCGATCCGCCGTTCGAACAACCCTCGATTTCCAAAGCTGTTACTAACTTCGTGCTCTACAAGTAAGCGATTCAGGCTGACGATGGCAAGGAGAGTGGTGTAGGAATGATTTAATGTGCATACTTTCAGATACGGTCACTTGCACCAGTCCGAACTGGATTCGATGACGGAAGTGGCCAAGACTTTCCTGCACTGCCTGAACCACTGGAACTTTGAAGCTCCGGGCGCTCGAAGTGATCTCGTCAATCAGGAAGACGTTTCTAACTACAAGATTAACTACACTCGCTGGCTCGTTTTCTGCCACGTGCCGGCGTTCTGTGGCTCGTTACGGCACTTCGAGACATCCGTCGTGTTCGGCAGGACGTTGCTGAAAGCTGTCTATCAGTACGTCTATCAGCAGCTGCTGGCAAAGTGCAAAACGGAGCGTGATCGGATGCCGCCGGAGAAACGCATCATGCTCACTCAGCTTCCAAAGTTTCTCGAGGCACTCAAACAGGAGGTGGTCAACGAGGATTCACCGATATGGTCAGCCAACTTTAAGCCCTCAACTTCGCTGGTACTGCACAAAAGCAAACGACAGCACGGCGACGGCTCGTGTACGTCGGGCTCCAAAAAGTTTGCCGGTGATGCAAAACGCTACAAGAAGGAATCGGACTGTGAAGATTTGAGCGACGATGTGGTGGCACGAGCACTGAAGCGCATCAACGACTCAAACTACGCCAGCCGGGCGGAGGTCGTCTTCCCACCGAACGCACCGCGCGACGAAGCGGCCAAGGCTGAAGAGAACCGACGTGAGATTGAGTTTCACGTCGTCGGCAATTCGCTCACCAAGCCGGTCGAGAAAAAGTCGATGCTATGGCTGCTCGGGCTACACAGCGTGTTTGCGCATCAACTGCCCGGGATGCCACGGGAGTACATCAGTCAGCTAGTGTTCGATCCGTACGTGCGACACATGCGAACGGCGATGACTATGCTTATAATATACAAATTTCCATTCCGTGCACATTTTCGcaggaaacacaaaacattggCACTCATTAAAGAAGGGCGCCCGATCGGTGGTATTTGTTTCCGGACATTTGTCACGCAGGGCTTCACGGAGATCGTGTTCTGTGCGGTGACCAGCAGCGAGCAGGTCAAGGGCTATGGGACGCATTTGATGAACCACCTGAAGGACTACAGTACCCAGCGGGGCATCAAACACTTTCTCACCTATGCGGACGAATTCGCGATCGGGTACTTCAAGAAGCAGGGTTTCTCCAAAGACATCAAAGTGGCACGCCCAGTGTACGCCGGTAAGTGTGCCTGCCGGCTAACACCTGGATGGACTGGGCTAATCTCGCTCATCGTGAATCTACAGGATTTATCAAGGAGTACGAGGGCGCTACGCTGATGCACTGTGAGTTGCATCCGAGCTTGATCTACACGCAGTTCAGTTCGGTCATACGGAAGCAAAAGGAAATCGTGAAGGAGTTGATAACGCAGCGCCAGCAGGAAGTGCAGAAGGTACACGCGGGTCTGACCTGTTTCAAAGAAGGTGTCCGAAGCATACCGATCGAATCGATACCGGGTCTCCGGGAAGTTGGGTGGCGGCCACTGTTTCGTGCCCAGCGAACCGCACGCCCGCTGGAAGAATCGGCCGATCCGGACAAGTTGGCCAATGCGTTAGGCGGGGTACTATTGACCGTGCGGCAGCATACGGCTGCTTGGCCGTTCCTGAAGCCGGTCAACCAAGCCGAGGTGCCAGATTACTACGATCACATCAAGTACCCGATGGATCTCAAAACCATGACGGAGCGACTGAAAAATAAGTAAGTGAAGCGAATCAGAACCAGAACCGAAGAGAACCAGTGAACACGGAAAAACTAACCTACTTCCGTTGGTACAGATATTACGTTACGAGACGTTTGTTCATGGCTGATATGGCACGAATCTTCACGAACTGCCGGCTGTACAATTCTCCCGAGACGGAATACTATCGGTAAGGAGCGGCGAGCAGAAGGCAGAGCGTGTGTATCATAAAACTAtatcatttcaatcatttcactTACTTACAGCTGCGCAAACACCCTAGAGCGGTACTTTCAAACCAAAATGAAGGAGATCGGTCTATGGGACAAATGATGTCCGCTCACGAAGCGCGATCGACCGCATCATCCTGCAGATGTCATAGTCGgcgccgacaacgacgacgaagatgacgatgatgatgatgatgatgacgatgaagatgatgatggtaatgaAGATCACGGAGACGCAAGAATCGCCGGCAGCAAAACGCCAGTCGGAAGCGTCGTGGTCGGTGAGCATCGGAAAACGTATAAAAGGGCGTACTACCACACGTACGGTAACATTTACAGTGCCGCCGGGGGGAAGGCGAGCTATGGTAGGAAAAGCGTTCCGGTCGGAGGAGTTCGCAATTCGAACGTCACCGCAGCAGCGAATCTTTCCGGCACGAATTCGAGGGAAGAGACTTCTAAACAATCTTCCGTTGGATTGGAAGTCGAATTCGGTGCCAACAGGGATTCGTAAGAAGTGTTTGTTTATAGCGACTAGGTAAATTATTGCGAGCTTGCCAAGATTCACGATTCACGTATTCGAAGCTACGAAATATGTCGTAAAACTGAACCACATTCACAAAATTATAAgctaaaaaactaaaactaaattCTGAAGTAGTCTACGTCACCCATATTTGTCCCGCAATATGTCCCGCAAATACAAACACGGTAATATGTATGGAAATAAAGGTGCAGAAAATACTGTActattgtaataaattttcaaaaattaaatacgtccaaaaaatattgtttttgtagTATCGTTTTGAAACTAACTCTGATCGACTTGAGTTCTTGTTTTTATCCTAACTATTTTAGAGGCAAACCTGAAAAGTATGACTGAACCCGGACTATGTGAAATGCATCTAGGGCCTTGCTGGCGATTGATGATTGGCAAAACGGAGTCTAATCActttggttttatttctaGTGGACCACCATTAATACACGCCAATGATCAGCCAAATGAAGCCATCAGTACGCTAAAGCAACGACGATATAATTACTGGTTTGGAAGCTATAATCAATTCAATCACGTTCCGATCACTCAAAACGTCGATCATCGATGAAGTGTAAATTTGAACGATTATAGGATTCCCTCCGATGGAACGATGGAATATTAAGCTGATACTGGTCGTTAGAGCTGCGGATAAGAGAGGCTTTTTAACCACTGCGGTATCATCGGTAACCTTTCAGTCTCACCGGTACAGCACGAGAACATTacgaaccccaaaaaccgctGAGAAAGTAACCTTCCTCGTCAGCGATGTAGTGATAAGTGTCCATAATCTTTCTCAGGAAGATGTTCTCGTCGATTAAGTTGGGAATCGCAGCGTGGACCGCCATTTGGCTGGTGGGTTTTCCGCAGTATGAATGTGTAAGTATGTGACAGGGTTTAAGGGGGAAAAGGAATGATTATGGACATAGATTGATAAAACTTGGGATTGTTTGTCCAGAAGATATAACTCGTATTGTGCAGAAAAGGAACTATTTCGAACTTTGTCAATTAcattaaatgatttttcaaGCGCTTGACCACTTTAGTGCCACACAgttcaaaaaagaaaactaatccGGCGAACAGCAGTCCATAGcccaaaatgaaaaatgcgcCGAGGAAATGGCCGATNNNNNNNNNNNNNNNNNNNNNNNNNNNNNNNNNNNNNNNNNNNNNNNNNNNNNNNNNNNNNNNNNNNNNNNNNNNNNNNNNNNNNNNNNNNNNNNNNNNNCCGGAAAACGCAGTCATACGCGAAGGATGAGCTACGGAAACCTGGCTGCAATTTGCAGAATTACTAATTTATGGTAGGTGAATAACTGGGCAGTTGTGACTGCGGAGCTTTAGTTTTCTCAACGTAACCTCAAATTTCCTTTAGAATTATTGTTGACCTTTGGTAGACCATTGCATATTGCATGAGAAACTACTCACTCGACCACTGTTAATTCAATGGCCTTTGACGAGTGCTTTCCTTGCACAGACAATGAGTGTTACTCAAATCACCTGATATGTGCCTTCCCCTAGTGGTACGGCAACGTGTCATGGTCCATTGCAGGACTTTGGAGTACGGAGTGAACATACAATTTGTTTGACGAAAACAAATTCTCCAAAAGACGCCCAATTTTCAAGGCTTTTGTATAGCGCTACAACTATTTtagatttatttcaaatataAAGCCGTAAGTTTTAAGCGCTAAGCAAGTACCCGATTGAAGACTGATACATGTGTATCGTATTATTTACTAATATTTCTATTTGGACCTCGTGCCAAATTTTTATGCGAAGAAATATTTCGGATTGCTCTTGTGTAGACACTGCAGCAGCGCGTAAGCCGCATCACAGTGATTTTTAATGCCTGCCGCTatcagccaaccaaccaacgaaaaatattcatcataTTAGAGGACGTATTaattagtttcaattttgCTTACCCGAATCCCGACAAAGATCAAACGCTCTAACCGTTGGTTCGGCGATCTCCGAAGGCACTAACAGCTCGATCTGCTTGATGGCATTGTCGGCCTgaacttttcctttctttatctACCGGGGAGTGTGGtcaacagaaacaaataaaacacgtGCATTCAACCGAGCTAAAGAAACTGTCGCTTACCGCTTGCATCATTTCTAGCACACAGTTCGCGTAGCATTTCAGGTCCTTCACATCCGGGAACTCACCGCGGCCGAGACCGTCGATCAGCTCCACGCTGGCCTTATGCTTTCCCACGCACACGGAACGCATCATTGCACTCGTCTTGGCCATCTGATCGATGGACGCTTTCTGTTCGCGGATTATTACCAAGTACGTCAATCGATGGCCCTCTTTCCAACTAAGCCCAATTACTTACACCAATCGTGCCGCCAATTAGAAGAGTGATGGTCAACAGGCACATCAGTCGGCAAACCGGCGATGACATTGTCCAATCAGCCATGCTGGCGCTAAATTGCAGGTTGTCGGATGCTCAGACAGCGACGCCGCAGGCTGAATAATGTCTCAATCGCAATGAGATCCTAGTTTTATAACGACCAGAGGCTGAATCTTCGATGCAAATCACTCCGGAAGATGCTGATTGCAAACGCTTCAATTACAATGGTGTGGCAAAAGAGGAAATGCTGTCAGCGGGTTTGTTTGCACTGAGCTTGTGCTCGCTTCCACGCATTTGCGTATTATTACACCTTTTGCGTTGGTATCGTAAGCGTCTAATCACTCGTACCAATCCGAAGCCGCACAGCCGACAGCGGGACGGTGATTAATCTAAGTTTTTGCTACAAAACTATaccattttatttacttaaCATTTCTTTTGTATAATTATTATACTATCTTGGTGTAGGGTACAAATACAAACGGACTAACAAACGGTGTACCAGTTAAAGGTTACGCGCGTGTGCGTTTATGTCTTTCGTAAAGATGAAAATCATTCCCCTGGAACCCCCACAGGGATACACAGTggaaacagagagaaaacGGAGACAGTGAAAGAGATCCTCATAGCGCCTCTATGGCCACAGCCGTGTTCGAGAAGCAGTCCCCTCAAAGCCTTTCCTGGTGGAACGGCCCCCGATTGCGAAGCTTCCTGGTGCAAACGTAGATGACGCTTGCGACGAGCACCACGAGCGGAATGCCAATGCCAATGCCGGCCACGATCAGCACAAATGCGGACAGCTCCTCGACCGGAGGCAATCCGTACCCGACCTGGAACGTCATGGTGGTGTAGTTGGTTTTACGATAAAACCCATCCTCGCTCACGCCGAAAGAAATGTTCATGCCCTGCACCACCAGCTTGGCCCCATCCAGTTCTGCTCCGAAGATTGCGTAAGCTAAGGTGGTGTTGAgaacggcggccggcgattCAATCTTTGCCGGTTGGCTTTGTCGAGTTTCGGTCGATGTGGCCACGTCCCGCTCCGGGTGAGTGTACGAAACCGGTCGATACTCGAGATAACCGCCAGCCGAGAAGGTAAACGCCCCCGGTGATAGCACGTCCACAATCTCAAAAATGCCGGGCGTGTGTTCGTCGTCCAGTGTCTTCCGTTTGGTCACCTCAAATGCGGAATCGACAACGATTTGCTCGGACACGACAAACAGCAGTTCGATGGCAAACCGCGGGTTGACGAATCGGTTCGTAATGTTGTTGAAAACAATATCTatttgcgttgcgttcgaCGAGTGCAGCAGATGGGGAAAGTCCATACCGTGGTCCTTCGTCGAGTATGCGTTCAGCTACGGTCAAAgaagaaacaatatttttcttaaCTTCGCTCTCCGCATCAGCTTGAAATCCATTACATCACACTGAGAAAGCTTAGTGCatagaaaatgcaaaacacacacagcgtTTTGGGTGTCGTTTTGATTGACCATTAGTATGCAAATGGGCTGAGCAATTGCTAAGCGCAAGGAATCGATACACGGTTCGGCCACCCTAAATCCTTATTCTATGCTCACCTTGAACAGAAAATCGTCGCCCGCATTGATTGCCAACATCACGTCCTGCTCGTTAGACCACAGCAAGCTACGATTCCAGGTGAAGTTATGTGGATCGTAAACGAACACATTGGAGCCGGCATCCAGCATTGCTCGgtcatcggcgtcgtcgtattggaaaatctaCACGGGAAAGACAATACGACACTTATTGAGAACGCGACGAATTCCAACCAATTGCCAACGAATTGCATCACAAACATAAGATAAGCCAGTTCTACAAATTCTAAAAACGTTAGGTCCAAGCCGTAGAACACGATCGAGCGCGGGGGTTCTTACGAATCCCACGTGGTTTAAGTTAAGAAGACGGACCCGTGCAAAAATGTAGCAGCGCGATCGCTGGGACCACCGAACTGCATCTTCTAAGCGAAGCGCGCCTAGCAGAAGATGTAAACATTGGACTCAGCATAATCGCGATCATGCCGTTTATGCTGAGCATTCCGAAAAGGGTCATGTATGCCATCACAGTAAGGTCTCAGTAGGCTAAGGTTCATTCAGATCAAGTACAAGAGGTCGTACTCTCCGCAAAACGCCCGATAGCTCGTTCATTAGGCAACAGCCATAGCTAGCAATAGCTTCCCGCCTCGGAGGGCAAACAGTGAATTCAAACCTAGACtcaaacaacaaataacaGTGAAAGTAAAAAGTGGACAACAGTGGTATCACTTTTCAAATCGTTTGCACCACTCCGTCGGAACTCTATAGTCGGAAACTAATCTCTCGAGGCCTCCACTGCCAGGTAGTATCCTACCCATCCACACTGTCCGTTCCAGGCCAAGAGAGTCGATTATCGAACGGTTTTAGGGCGTTGACAAAACGATCAGAACTACTCTCCTTCGCGCGTTAGGTCTGCTCCGCAACAACACATCTATTGCCCTACTCATCTTACGCGATTGATAACAGCCATAAACGTATACTGTGGCGGTTTGCTGAACTGCACCGATCCCGGTTTACTGTCCATCAGGCTGGTCCAGTTGATGTGCAGTCCGACATCCTTCCCGGTGAGCGCCACCAAGATGGTTGGGGTGCCGGTAAAATCCCACACATAGTGAATCGTGTCGGTAGCCGATTCGGCCGCAATGTGTACCAGAGTGATGCCGGAATCGTTGCGGCACACAAAGTCCGGACAGTTAGGGTTCAGGG encodes the following:
- the LOC131210325 gene encoding glycosylated lysosomal membrane protein-like, with amino-acid sequence MGVDRTTASRIVMVITVLLSLTPNALCDDSSKLQRKLTATLNPNCPDFVCRNDSGITLVHIAAESATDTIHYVWDFTGTPTILVALTGKDVGLHINWTSLMDSKPGSVQFSKPPQYTFMAVINRIFQYDDADDRAMLDAGSNVFVYDPHNFTWNRSLLWSNEQDVMLAINAGDDFLFKLNAYSTKDHGMDFPHLLHSSNATQIDIVFNNITNRFVNPRFAIELLFVVSEQIVVDSAFEVTKRKTLDDEHTPGIFEIVDVLSPGAFTFSAGGYLEYRPVSYTHPERDVATSTETRQSQPAKIESPAAVLNTTLAYAIFGAELDGAKLVVQGMNISFGVSEDGFYRKTNYTTMTFQVGYGLPPVEELSAFVLIVAGIGIGIPLVVLVASVIYVCTRKLRNRGPFHQERL
- the LOC131212878 gene encoding general odorant-binding protein 72-like gives rise to the protein MADWTMSSPVCRLMCLLTITLLIGGTIGKASIDQMAKTSAMMRSVCVGKHKASVELIDGLGRGEFPDVKDLKCYANCVLEMMQAIKKGKVQADNAIKQIELLVPSEIAEPTVRAFDLCRDSAAGIKNHCDAAYALLQCLHKSNPKYFFA
- the LOC131209340 gene encoding histone acetyltransferase KAT2A → MSENSTNHNGEVKQENADSNQSGGQSNGSQEKTRSDSIERIMQRKQRVYRLPRKQKLTKLSMYSSCQGTECRCTGWKTPEEYRHKDVEVDYSPDFGEECRNPNCKHSLEAHIRHLGDISEEQMNELLGAIVDVENLYMSMLREPDTDTKKVYAYLFRLLRQCILSRTQAVIRGPLGDPPFEQPSISKAVTNFVLYKYGHLHQSELDSMTEVAKTFLHCLNHWNFEAPGARSDLVNQEDVSNYKINYTRWLVFCHVPAFCGSLRHFETSVVFGRTLLKAVYQYVYQQLLAKCKTERDRMPPEKRIMLTQLPKFLEALKQEVVNEDSPIWSANFKPSTSLVLHKSKRQHGDGSCTSGSKKFAGDAKRYKKESDCEDLSDDVVARALKRINDSNYASRAEVVFPPNAPRDEAAKAEENRREIEFHVVGNSLTKPVEKKSMLWLLGLHSVFAHQLPGMPREYISQLVFDPKHKTLALIKEGRPIGGICFRTFVTQGFTEIVFCAVTSSEQVKGYGTHLMNHLKDYSTQRGIKHFLTYADEFAIGYFKKQGFSKDIKVARPVYAGFIKEYEGATLMHCELHPSLIYTQFSSVIRKQKEIVKELITQRQQEVQKVHAGLTCFKEGVRSIPIESIPGLREVGWRPLFRAQRTARPLEESADPDKLANALGGVLLTVRQHTAAWPFLKPVNQAEVPDYYDHIKYPMDLKTMTERLKNKYYVTRRLFMADMARIFTNCRLYNSPETEYYRCANTLERYFQTKMKEIGLWDK